The following coding sequences are from one Streptomyces sp. NBC_01485 window:
- the ehuB gene encoding ectoine/hydroxyectoine ABC transporter substrate-binding protein EhuB, which translates to MAPPLEHRERERIPGTGTTRRSLLAGVAAAGVLGAAGCSRVATASTENGGDLLDRLKAAGVVRLGIAGEIPFGYIDRDGDLTGEAPELARVVFERLGVGRVQPVPTEFGSLIPGLNSRQFDVAAAGMYITPERCEQVLFADPDYQMLDSFIVRKGNPKGLHGYQDVVGKKARFATGTGYAEIQYAVDAGYEESDILIVPDQVAGLNAVEAGRVDVFAGTALTTREVVRKSAKAEATEPFKPLVDGEPHVDGGAFAFRLTETRLRDAFNAELRKMKRSGELLRVLKPFGFTEAEMTGLTAKELCGGGVGGSTS; encoded by the coding sequence ATGGCTCCACCACTGGAACATCGCGAACGCGAACGCATACCCGGGACCGGGACCACACGTCGGTCGCTGCTCGCGGGGGTGGCGGCGGCCGGCGTGCTGGGCGCCGCCGGCTGCTCCCGTGTGGCGACCGCGTCGACCGAGAACGGCGGCGACCTCCTCGACCGGCTGAAGGCGGCCGGTGTCGTACGGCTGGGCATCGCCGGGGAGATCCCGTTCGGGTACATCGACAGGGACGGTGATCTGACCGGCGAGGCCCCTGAGCTGGCTCGGGTCGTCTTCGAGCGGCTCGGCGTCGGCAGGGTCCAGCCCGTGCCCACCGAGTTCGGGTCGCTCATTCCTGGGCTCAACTCGCGGCAGTTCGACGTCGCCGCCGCCGGGATGTACATCACCCCCGAGCGCTGCGAGCAGGTGCTCTTCGCCGACCCCGACTACCAGATGCTCGACTCCTTCATCGTGCGCAAGGGCAATCCGAAGGGGCTGCACGGCTACCAGGACGTCGTCGGGAAGAAGGCCAGGTTCGCTACCGGGACCGGGTACGCGGAGATCCAGTACGCCGTCGACGCGGGGTACGAGGAGAGCGACATCCTCATCGTGCCGGACCAGGTGGCGGGGCTGAACGCCGTCGAGGCCGGGCGCGTCGACGTGTTCGCCGGTACCGCGCTGACCACCCGTGAGGTGGTGCGGAAGTCGGCCAAGGCGGAGGCGACCGAGCCTTTCAAGCCCCTCGTCGACGGCGAACCCCATGTCGACGGGGGCGCGTTCGCCTTCCGGCTGACCGAGACACGGCTGCGGGACGCCTTCAACGCCGAACTGCGGAAGATGAAGAGGAGTGGGGAGCTGCTCCGCGTCCTCAAGCCGTTCGGGTTCACCGAGGCCGAGATGACCGGTCTGACCGCGAAGGAGCTGTGCGGCGGAGGGGTCGGAGGGAGCACCTCATGA
- the ehuC gene encoding ectoine/hydroxyectoine ABC transporter permease subunit EhuC, translating to MTTGLWELVLQGIWTTVQLLVFSALLAAAVSFVAGVARTHRRWIVRFLAGFYTEVFRGTSALVMIFWVFFVLPPAFGWQLVPMWAGTLALGLTYGAYGSEIVRGALKAVDPAQRESGLALSFTPWQRMRLILLPQAVPEMIPPFSNLLIELLKGTALVSVMGMGDLAFSGNLVRLALQESAEIYTYLLVVYFVIAFLLTRVMRGLEQRLKAGAGKAPERRRAVRRKAVTAVAEVAEPGPPVGPGVGAGAGGGSR from the coding sequence ATGACCACCGGGCTCTGGGAACTCGTCCTCCAAGGGATCTGGACCACCGTCCAGTTGCTGGTCTTCAGCGCGCTGCTGGCCGCGGCCGTCTCCTTCGTGGCCGGTGTCGCGCGCACTCACCGGCGGTGGATCGTCCGCTTCCTCGCGGGGTTCTACACCGAGGTGTTCCGCGGGACCTCGGCGCTGGTGATGATCTTCTGGGTGTTCTTCGTGCTGCCCCCGGCCTTCGGCTGGCAGTTGGTGCCGATGTGGGCGGGCACGCTCGCGCTCGGCCTGACGTACGGGGCGTACGGCTCGGAGATCGTGCGCGGCGCGCTGAAGGCCGTCGACCCGGCGCAGCGGGAGAGCGGGCTCGCGCTGAGCTTCACGCCCTGGCAGCGGATGCGGCTGATCCTGCTTCCGCAGGCGGTGCCGGAGATGATCCCGCCGTTCTCCAACCTGCTGATCGAGCTGCTCAAGGGCACCGCCCTGGTGTCGGTCATGGGCATGGGCGACCTGGCGTTCAGCGGGAACCTGGTGCGGCTCGCGCTCCAGGAGAGCGCGGAGATCTACACGTATCTGCTGGTCGTCTACTTCGTGATCGCGTTCCTGCTGACGCGGGTGATGCGCGGCCTGGAGCAGCGGCTGAAGGCGGGCGCCGGGAAGGCGCCCGAGCGCCGCAGGGCCGTACGCCGCAAGGCCGTCACCGCCGTGGCCGAAGTCGCCGAACCCGGGCCGCCCGTCGGCCCCGGAGTGGGCGCCGGAGCCGGAGGGGGTTCCCGATGA
- the ehuD gene encoding ectoine/hydroxyectoine ABC transporter permease subunit EhuD — MTWDWGAVADFMPHFRDGLLITLQALALGSLISFALGLVWALLMRTPSLPHARTHSRGWYPLVRWPVGVVTEFVRNTPLLVQLFFLFYVLPEWGLTFSALTTGVFAIGLHYSTYTMQVYRAGIEAVPAGQWEAATALNLPVGRTWRVVILPQAIRRVVPALGNYVISMLKDTPMLMAITVLDMLGQARLFSQEHFQFTEPLTVIGVAFILISYLASLLLRALERRLVH, encoded by the coding sequence ATGACGTGGGACTGGGGCGCGGTCGCCGACTTCATGCCGCACTTCCGGGACGGGCTGCTGATCACCCTGCAGGCCCTCGCCCTCGGCTCGCTGATCTCCTTCGCCCTCGGGCTGGTCTGGGCGCTGCTGATGCGGACGCCGTCGCTCCCCCACGCTCGAACACACTCGCGCGGGTGGTACCCCCTGGTGCGCTGGCCGGTGGGCGTGGTCACGGAGTTCGTGCGCAACACCCCGCTGCTGGTGCAGTTGTTCTTCCTGTTCTACGTGCTGCCCGAGTGGGGCCTGACCTTCTCGGCGCTGACGACCGGCGTCTTCGCGATCGGCCTGCACTACTCGACGTACACGATGCAGGTCTACCGCGCCGGCATCGAGGCGGTGCCCGCCGGACAGTGGGAGGCGGCGACGGCGCTGAACCTGCCGGTCGGCCGGACCTGGCGGGTGGTCATCCTGCCGCAGGCGATCCGGCGGGTCGTCCCGGCGCTCGGCAACTACGTGATCTCCATGCTCAAGGACACGCCGATGCTGATGGCGATCACCGTCCTCGACATGCTCGGGCAGGCACGGCTCTTCTCCCAGGAGCACTTCCAGTTCACCGAGCCGCTGACCGTGATCGGCGTGGCCTTCATCCTCATCTCCTACCTGGCCTCCCTACTTCTGCGAGCCCTGGAGCGACGTCTTGTCCACTGA
- the ehuA gene encoding ectoine/hydroxyectoine ABC transporter ATP-binding protein EhuA: MSTDTPLTKASDPDSGPGHGPDPEGANPPVDGSELIRLEQVSKRFGSNTVLDRLDFAVESGKHVTLVGPSGSGKTTILRLLMTLAKPDEGTITVAGEKLFPAPEKQVREVRKKIGMVFQQFNLFPNMSVLRNITEAPVTVLGLSKDEAEQRARELLDLVGLADKCDAWPTQLSGGQQQRVAIARALAMRPQVLLLDEVTSALDPELVAGVLDVLRDIARTTDITMLCVTHEMNFARDISDQVLMFDSGRVIESGPPEQIFGSPEQERTREFLSAVL; encoded by the coding sequence TTGTCCACTGACACTCCGCTGACGAAAGCATCCGACCCCGATTCCGGTCCCGGCCACGGTCCCGATCCCGAGGGCGCCAATCCGCCGGTGGACGGCAGCGAGCTGATCCGCCTGGAGCAGGTCAGCAAGCGGTTCGGGTCCAACACCGTGCTCGACCGGCTCGACTTCGCCGTGGAGTCCGGCAAGCACGTCACGCTGGTCGGCCCGTCCGGCTCCGGCAAGACGACGATCCTGCGGCTGCTGATGACCCTGGCCAAGCCGGACGAGGGGACGATCACGGTCGCCGGGGAGAAGCTGTTCCCCGCCCCCGAGAAGCAGGTCCGCGAGGTCCGCAAGAAGATCGGGATGGTGTTCCAGCAGTTCAACCTGTTCCCGAACATGAGCGTGCTGCGCAACATCACCGAGGCCCCGGTGACCGTCCTCGGCCTGTCCAAGGACGAGGCCGAGCAGCGCGCCCGGGAACTGCTGGACCTGGTGGGCCTCGCCGACAAGTGCGACGCCTGGCCCACCCAGTTGTCGGGCGGCCAGCAGCAGCGCGTCGCGATCGCGCGGGCGCTGGCGATGCGGCCGCAGGTGCTGCTCCTCGACGAGGTCACCTCGGCGCTGGACCCCGAGCTGGTCGCGGGCGTCCTCGACGTCCTCAGGGACATCGCCCGCACCACCGACATCACGATGCTCTGTGTGACCCATGAGATGAACTTCGCCCGGGACATCTCCGACCAGGTCCTGATGTTCGACTCGGGCCGGGTCATCGAGTCGGGTCCACCGGAGCAGATCTTCGGCTCCCCGGAGCAGGAACGGACCCGGGAGTTTCTCAGCGCGGTGCTGTGA
- a CDS encoding IclR family transcriptional regulator, with protein MALKHEPTAPYHSAQEALRVLETVARHSTGVTDAQLARQTGLTADRLTTLLRMLRREGYVEQIADGAYVTGDALARLGSAHQHEQALHDKLQHTLDRLRDCVGAAVYISRYVDGEVTITQYADGPGTPSVNEWFDFRSSAHATALGKSLLGQLDHNGRRDHLSRHRMARLTSRTITSDTLLLSRLEAQPPTVPVLDLQEYAVGTVCAAVPITAGSTAGCLALSLPVAHAHRLRQAADALNRNAAPVLLSLAI; from the coding sequence GTGGCGCTGAAGCACGAGCCGACCGCGCCGTACCACTCGGCCCAGGAGGCGCTGCGCGTCCTGGAGACGGTGGCGCGGCACTCCACCGGTGTCACCGACGCCCAACTCGCCCGCCAGACCGGCCTCACCGCCGACCGGCTGACCACACTGCTGCGCATGCTGCGCCGCGAGGGCTACGTCGAGCAGATCGCCGACGGCGCGTACGTCACGGGCGATGCCCTAGCCCGGCTGGGCTCAGCGCACCAGCACGAGCAGGCCCTGCACGACAAGCTCCAGCACACCCTCGACCGGCTCCGCGACTGTGTCGGCGCCGCCGTCTACATCAGCCGGTACGTCGACGGCGAGGTCACGATCACCCAGTACGCCGACGGCCCCGGCACACCGTCCGTCAACGAGTGGTTCGACTTCCGCTCCTCCGCGCACGCCACCGCGCTCGGCAAGAGCCTGCTCGGCCAGCTCGACCACAACGGCCGGCGCGACCACCTCTCCCGGCACAGGATGGCCCGGCTCACCTCACGCACCATCACCAGCGACACGCTGCTGCTCTCCCGCCTGGAGGCGCAGCCGCCGACGGTCCCGGTGCTCGACCTCCAGGAGTACGCGGTCGGCACGGTCTGCGCGGCCGTCCCGATCACCGCCGGCTCCACGGCCGGCTGCCTGGCCCTGTCCCTGCCCGTCGCCCACGCCCACCGCCTCCGCCAGGCCGCCGACGCCCTGAACAGGAACGCGGCACCGGTACTGCTGTCACTCGCGATCTAG
- a CDS encoding DUF3592 domain-containing protein codes for MEAFFYIVPSVMIVGAMFGAFGVVRRSRRVTRAWGGGLTAEARCLRSYATTSGGGGDTSVHTTLHHVYEFTTREGRTVRFEEANGPGTTIEGDIVPVHYAADRPEEATAKAPARGRLFAESGCVLLFLGVITAFCVFFMVTAHWMFDVSDGFMP; via the coding sequence ATGGAAGCCTTCTTCTATATCGTGCCGTCGGTCATGATCGTCGGCGCGATGTTCGGCGCGTTCGGCGTGGTCCGCCGCTCCCGGCGGGTCACCCGGGCCTGGGGTGGCGGTCTCACCGCGGAGGCGCGCTGTCTGCGGTCGTACGCGACGACCAGCGGCGGCGGCGGAGACACCTCGGTGCACACGACCCTGCACCACGTCTACGAGTTCACCACCCGCGAGGGCCGCACCGTCCGCTTCGAGGAGGCGAACGGCCCGGGGACGACCATCGAGGGCGACATCGTCCCCGTCCACTACGCGGCCGACCGCCCCGAGGAGGCCACGGCCAAGGCCCCCGCCCGTGGCCGGCTCTTCGCCGAGTCGGGATGCGTGCTGCTCTTCCTCGGCGTGATCACCGCCTTCTGCGTCTTCTTCATGGTGACCGCCCACTGGATGTTCGACGTGAGCGACGGCTTCATGCCGTAG
- a CDS encoding SPFH domain-containing protein translates to MHTTTSQTPESEGPSRPARLIQNEATTEIPVHLLFRDEPEPRPVPLGPAVVGSRAGTGEQPRLRRPTQARPRPVAQVDPDLVERSARVLPGAAGVFAGTCGAAGCVAASWWAGVLPPLAAQALRLPEFAGAGLGPAQWAAYAGAGALGLFGFGGLARGRTGRAWVLGLFGRYRGTVRRTGLLWVNPLLLRRRVDVRLRHWRSEPMPAADGSGVALRVVALVVWRVRDTARATLGVDDHETYLRECVEAALARIPVETPGAGRGSVEAAGEALTRLVARDAGAIGLEVFSVQPVRVEYAPEVAPAMHRRRIAALDAQHRATVLTSVVDSVEDTVTRLTMRGLVEFDDYERKALVKDLTVAFCAGRGEQG, encoded by the coding sequence ATGCACACGACCACTTCACAGACACCCGAGTCCGAGGGACCGTCCAGGCCCGCTCGGCTCATCCAGAACGAGGCGACCACCGAGATCCCCGTCCACCTGTTGTTCCGCGACGAACCCGAGCCGCGGCCCGTGCCGCTCGGGCCGGCCGTGGTCGGGAGCCGGGCGGGCACCGGCGAGCAGCCGCGGCTGCGCAGGCCGACGCAGGCCCGGCCCCGGCCGGTGGCGCAGGTCGACCCCGACCTGGTGGAGCGGTCCGCCCGGGTGCTGCCGGGCGCGGCGGGCGTGTTCGCCGGGACCTGCGGGGCGGCCGGGTGCGTGGCCGCCTCGTGGTGGGCCGGGGTGCTGCCGCCGCTCGCGGCGCAGGCGCTGCGGCTGCCGGAGTTCGCGGGCGCCGGACTCGGGCCGGCGCAGTGGGCGGCGTACGCGGGCGCGGGCGCCCTGGGCCTGTTCGGCTTCGGCGGCCTGGCCCGGGGGCGGACCGGGCGGGCCTGGGTGCTCGGTCTGTTCGGCCGCTACCGGGGGACCGTACGGCGCACCGGCCTGCTGTGGGTGAACCCGCTGCTGCTGCGCCGCCGGGTGGACGTACGGCTGCGGCACTGGCGCAGTGAGCCGATGCCGGCCGCCGACGGCAGCGGGGTCGCGTTGCGGGTGGTGGCGCTGGTGGTGTGGCGGGTGCGGGACACCGCCCGGGCCACGCTCGGCGTCGACGACCACGAGACGTATCTGCGCGAGTGCGTCGAGGCGGCCCTCGCCCGGATCCCGGTGGAGACGCCGGGCGCGGGGCGGGGATCGGTGGAGGCGGCGGGCGAGGCGCTGACCCGGCTGGTCGCGCGGGACGCGGGCGCGATCGGGCTGGAGGTGTTCTCGGTGCAGCCGGTCCGGGTCGAGTACGCCCCCGAGGTCGCCCCCGCGATGCACCGCCGGCGGATCGCCGCGCTCGACGCCCAGCACCGGGCGACCGTGCTGACGTCGGTCGTCGACTCGGTGGAGGACACGGTGACCCGGCTGACCATGCGGGGGCTCGTGGAGTTCGACGACTACGAGCGCAAGGCGCTGGTGAAGGACCTGACCGTCGCCTTCTGTGCGGGGCGCGGAGAACAGGGCTGA
- a CDS encoding peptidoglycan-binding protein, whose product MEAPVFEEFDPASDCDCPGCVSRRRLSPNSPPARFGGHPAAHRTLIVATATAAALGAAHALPAVAAPQAPDRPGVPADDEPDTPQGGKAPLHGPAGQPANPGGVAGPVKTPATTRADIIRRAREWVSAQVPYSMSTYWYDGYRQDCSGFVSMAWNLPRNEWTGSLNQYGTRISRDELQPGDILLFHNPTDPEKGSHVVVFGGWTDYTHSYYIAYEQTRPTTRRQATPYAYWSNSDRYVPYRYKGLTPTTPTTPDAGTGTGTGIGTGTGEQVGNGDGGGNKPATGDVAATPFPGRMAFGPGANNNYVTLLGRLLVERGGARFYASGPGPRWSASDGWATLAFQRAQGWTGADADGIPGPGTWSLLVTGKGRNIDAPMPAGTGPSTGTGTGTGANPVTGAAGPPASAPRIPPYPGRGVFRPGARNAYVTQLGRQLVKKGFGKYYTTGPGPRWGEADRRGVEAFQRAQGWRGGAADGYPGPETWRRLFSQTA is encoded by the coding sequence ATGGAGGCTCCGGTATTCGAGGAATTCGATCCCGCGAGCGATTGCGACTGCCCCGGATGCGTATCCCGGCGGCGGCTGAGCCCGAATTCACCGCCCGCCCGGTTCGGCGGTCACCCGGCCGCCCATCGCACCCTGATCGTCGCCACCGCGACGGCCGCCGCGCTCGGCGCCGCCCACGCACTGCCCGCCGTCGCCGCCCCGCAGGCCCCCGACCGGCCCGGCGTTCCCGCAGATGACGAGCCCGACACCCCGCAGGGCGGCAAGGCGCCGCTGCACGGACCGGCCGGGCAGCCGGCGAACCCCGGGGGAGTGGCGGGACCGGTCAAGACGCCCGCCACGACCCGGGCGGACATCATCAGACGGGCCAGGGAATGGGTTTCGGCGCAGGTGCCGTACAGCATGAGCACCTACTGGTACGACGGTTACCGGCAGGACTGCTCGGGCTTCGTCTCCATGGCCTGGAACCTGCCCCGGAACGAGTGGACGGGCAGCCTCAACCAGTACGGGACGCGGATTTCCAGGGATGAACTCCAGCCCGGCGACATTCTGCTGTTCCACAATCCGACCGACCCCGAGAAAGGCTCGCACGTCGTTGTCTTCGGCGGCTGGACGGACTACACGCACAGCTACTACATCGCCTACGAGCAGACCCGCCCGACCACCCGCCGGCAGGCCACCCCGTACGCCTACTGGAGCAATTCCGACCGCTATGTGCCCTACCGCTACAAGGGCCTCACACCGACCACTCCGACCACTCCGGACGCAGGCACGGGCACGGGCACGGGTATCGGCACCGGCACCGGGGAACAGGTGGGCAATGGCGACGGCGGCGGGAACAAGCCCGCGACCGGTGACGTCGCGGCGACGCCGTTCCCGGGGCGGATGGCCTTCGGACCCGGCGCCAACAACAACTACGTCACCCTGCTGGGCCGGCTCCTCGTAGAGCGCGGGGGCGCGCGCTTCTACGCCTCGGGCCCCGGCCCGCGCTGGTCGGCCTCCGACGGCTGGGCCACCCTGGCCTTCCAGCGCGCCCAGGGCTGGACCGGCGCCGACGCCGACGGCATCCCCGGCCCGGGGACCTGGTCGTTGCTGGTCACCGGAAAGGGCAGGAACATCGACGCCCCGATGCCCGCCGGGACCGGCCCCAGCACAGGAACCGGGACCGGGACCGGTGCGAACCCCGTGACCGGCGCCGCCGGCCCGCCCGCCTCGGCGCCCCGCATCCCCCCGTACCCCGGCCGGGGCGTGTTCCGGCCCGGCGCGCGGAACGCGTACGTCACTCAGTTGGGGCGGCAGTTGGTGAAGAAGGGGTTCGGCAAGTACTACACGACCGGGCCGGGACCGCGTTGGGGCGAGGCGGACCGGCGCGGAGTCGAGGCCTTCCAGCGCGCCCAGGGCTGGCGCGGCGGCGCGGCCGACGGCTACCCGGGCCCGGAGACCTGGCGGCGACTCTTCTCGCAGACCGCGTAA
- a CDS encoding glycosyltransferase family 2 protein — MVLRVWADGSGSLPTYDYEHYSRLAGPLTQPEPGRPYTVRYRSLLAREPHRIRATLMLCAAPLLSVVLLVWLLRPAHWTERDHPAYGFLPALDIVMLVSIGLIEFFRCLNVLSNAHATLVARDPVPVVPRTGTRVAFLTSFVPGKEPLEMVTRTLQAAVRLRHQGLLHVWLLDEGDDPEVKEVCARLGVHHFSRKGVERWNRPSGPHRAKTKHGNYNAWLEAHGDAYDYFASVDTDHVPLPNYLERMLGYFRDPDVGFVIGPQVYGNYDTFVTKAAESQQFLFHALIQRAGNRYGAPMFVGTSNAVRISALQQIGGLYDSITEDMATGFEMHRTRNPATGRKWRSVYTPDVLAVGEGPAAWTDFFTQQLRWSRGTYETILKQYWKGFFSMPPGKLLNYTLMIVFYPMSALNWILAALSCALFLGLGASGVNIDPAVWLMLYGNASALQIGMYLWNRRHNVSPHEPEGSGGIAGMAMSALSAPVYARSLMDAVLRRKSRFVVTPKGDSASPDTLFGTFRIHLFFVLVFAASIVAGFVFGHAHPAMIVWASFALLVTASPIVAWRVVVREAAGRRESREPGEPEEPEELGESVESEESSEPGDPVSGDRVPGGRVPVGLPVGRAGGREG; from the coding sequence GTGGTTCTCCGCGTGTGGGCTGATGGTTCCGGATCTCTTCCGACGTACGACTACGAGCACTACAGCCGGCTGGCGGGACCCCTCACCCAGCCGGAGCCGGGCAGACCGTACACCGTCCGTTACCGCTCGCTGCTGGCGCGGGAGCCGCACCGGATCCGGGCCACGCTGATGCTCTGCGCGGCGCCGCTGCTGTCGGTGGTGCTGCTGGTGTGGCTGCTGAGGCCGGCGCACTGGACCGAGCGCGACCACCCGGCCTACGGTTTCCTGCCGGCCCTCGACATCGTGATGCTGGTGTCGATCGGCCTGATCGAGTTCTTCCGCTGTCTGAACGTGCTGTCGAACGCGCACGCCACCCTGGTCGCCCGCGACCCCGTCCCGGTGGTGCCCCGGACCGGCACCCGCGTCGCCTTCCTCACCTCCTTCGTGCCCGGCAAGGAGCCCCTGGAGATGGTGACGAGGACCCTTCAGGCGGCCGTGCGGCTGCGCCATCAGGGTCTGCTGCACGTCTGGCTGCTCGACGAGGGGGACGACCCGGAGGTGAAGGAGGTCTGCGCGCGCCTGGGCGTGCACCACTTCAGCCGAAAGGGCGTCGAGCGCTGGAACCGGCCGTCGGGCCCGCACCGCGCGAAGACGAAACACGGCAACTACAACGCCTGGCTGGAGGCCCACGGCGACGCCTACGACTACTTCGCCTCCGTCGACACCGACCACGTACCGCTGCCCAACTACCTGGAACGGATGCTGGGTTACTTCCGCGACCCGGACGTCGGCTTCGTCATCGGCCCGCAGGTCTACGGCAACTACGACACGTTCGTCACCAAGGCCGCCGAGTCCCAGCAGTTCCTTTTCCACGCCCTGATCCAGCGGGCCGGCAACCGCTACGGCGCCCCGATGTTCGTCGGCACCTCCAACGCCGTACGGATCAGCGCGCTCCAGCAGATCGGCGGCCTGTACGACTCGATCACCGAGGACATGGCCACCGGCTTCGAGATGCACCGCACGCGCAATCCGGCCACGGGACGGAAGTGGCGGTCGGTCTACACCCCGGACGTGCTCGCGGTCGGCGAGGGGCCGGCGGCCTGGACGGACTTCTTCACCCAGCAACTGCGCTGGTCCCGGGGCACTTACGAGACGATCCTCAAGCAGTACTGGAAGGGCTTCTTCAGCATGCCGCCGGGCAAGCTCCTCAACTACACGCTGATGATCGTGTTCTACCCCATGTCGGCCCTCAACTGGATTCTGGCGGCGCTGAGTTGCGCGCTGTTCCTGGGGCTGGGCGCCTCGGGTGTGAACATCGACCCAGCGGTGTGGCTGATGCTGTACGGCAACGCCTCGGCGCTGCAGATCGGCATGTACCTGTGGAACCGGCGGCACAACGTCTCCCCGCACGAGCCGGAGGGGTCGGGCGGGATCGCGGGCATGGCCATGTCCGCGCTGTCGGCGCCGGTGTACGCCCGCTCGCTCATGGACGCCGTACTGCGGCGCAAGAGCCGGTTCGTGGTGACGCCGAAGGGGGACTCCGCCAGCCCGGACACCCTGTTCGGGACGTTCCGGATCCATCTGTTCTTCGTGCTGGTCTTCGCCGCGTCGATCGTCGCCGGGTTCGTGTTCGGGCACGCCCATCCCGCGATGATCGTCTGGGCCTCGTTCGCGCTGCTGGTCACCGCCTCGCCGATCGTGGCGTGGCGGGTGGTGGTGCGGGAGGCGGCCGGGCGGCGCGAATCCCGGGAGCCGGGAGAGCCGGAAGAGCCGGAAGAGCTGGGAGAGTCGGTGGAGTCCGAAGAGTCGAGTGAGCCAGGGGACCCGGTGTCAGGGGACCGGGTGCCAGGGGGCCGGGTGCCGGTGGGGCTGCCCGTCGGGCGGGCGGGGGGACGTGAGGGATGA